The Deinococcus carri genome contains a region encoding:
- a CDS encoding AMP-binding protein produces MKTPLTPLDPVLRALSVYPQRPALVDAAGHGHLSYAELADRAARLVTLLREAGLPPGGHVLLVSPNTADALTAFHAVPLAGGVIVPLNPRFTDAELGFLGAHADPVLALVDAAHLPRVGAALTQRGVPVIATGTGGDLAARLARVPPAPLAVPDTLAEDDPISVNYTSGTTSDPKGVMLTHRSVFLNVTNMLYHLNLRPGSVFLHALPFAHANGWGSVWAVTAAGGTHVTLPDPGPVPLRAAITAHGVTHLCASPALLAPLADAAAPQPLPHPVRVMLAGTSPPPRLIGTLQAQGFEVLHGYGLTESSALVTLADPTPETQALPPEEQARLLSRQGYAMLLAGQVQVIRDDGTPVPHDGLTPGEIVLRGNQVMKGYYKNRAATRRAIQGGWLHTGDVACVHPGGRLEILDRAGDLLNVGGQPVSSAQVEAVLYRHPSVREAVVVAARGEGGDLPVAFVTLHPGAQVQGRELLAFARPHLPPHALPARIVFAPELPKTASGKVLKYVLREQAAGRAAGQPAD; encoded by the coding sequence GTGAAGACGCCCCTGACCCCCCTGGACCCCGTGCTGCGCGCCCTGAGCGTGTATCCACAGCGCCCCGCCCTGGTCGACGCGGCCGGACACGGGCACCTCAGTTACGCCGAACTGGCGGACCGGGCCGCGCGCCTCGTCACGCTGCTGCGCGAGGCGGGGTTGCCGCCGGGCGGTCACGTCCTGCTGGTGTCCCCCAACACCGCCGACGCGCTGACGGCCTTTCACGCGGTCCCGCTGGCCGGGGGCGTGATCGTGCCGCTCAACCCGCGCTTCACCGACGCGGAACTCGGCTTTCTGGGCGCGCACGCCGACCCGGTGCTCGCGCTGGTGGACGCGGCGCACCTTCCCCGCGTGGGGGCGGCCCTGACCCAGCGGGGCGTGCCGGTCATCGCCACCGGCACGGGTGGGGACCTCGCCGCGCGGCTGGCCCGCGTGCCGCCCGCGCCGCTCGCGGTGCCGGACACGCTCGCGGAGGACGACCCCATCAGCGTGAACTACACCTCCGGCACCACCAGCGACCCCAAGGGCGTGATGCTGACGCACCGGAGCGTCTTCCTGAATGTTACCAACATGCTCTACCACCTGAACCTGCGGCCCGGCAGCGTCTTTTTGCACGCGCTGCCCTTCGCGCACGCCAACGGCTGGGGCAGCGTGTGGGCAGTCACGGCGGCGGGCGGCACGCACGTGACGCTCCCGGACCCCGGCCCGGTTCCCCTGCGGGCCGCGATCACCGCGCACGGCGTCACGCACCTGTGCGCCTCGCCCGCGCTGCTGGCCCCGCTGGCGGACGCGGCCGCGCCGCAACCCCTCCCCCACCCCGTCCGGGTGATGCTGGCCGGCACCAGCCCGCCGCCGCGCCTGATCGGCACCTTGCAGGCGCAGGGCTTCGAGGTGCTGCACGGCTACGGCCTCACCGAGAGCAGCGCCCTGGTCACGCTGGCCGACCCCACGCCGGAAACGCAGGCACTTCCCCCGGAGGAACAGGCCCGCCTGCTCTCCCGCCAGGGGTACGCGATGCTGCTGGCCGGGCAGGTGCAGGTGATCCGCGACGACGGCACGCCCGTTCCCCACGACGGCCTGACGCCCGGCGAGATCGTGCTGCGCGGCAACCAGGTCATGAAGGGCTACTACAAGAACCGCGCCGCCACCCGCCGCGCTATCCAGGGCGGCTGGCTGCACACCGGCGACGTGGCCTGCGTGCATCCGGGCGGGCGGCTGGAAATCCTCGACCGGGCCGGGGACCTGCTGAACGTCGGCGGGCAGCCCGTCTCCAGCGCGCAGGTGGAAGCCGTGCTGTACCGTCATCCCAGCGTGCGCGAGGCGGTCGTGGTGGCCGCGCGGGGAGAAGGCGGGGACCTGCCCGTCGCCTTTGTCACGCTGCACCCCGGCGCGCAGGTGCAGGGCCGCGAACTGCTGGCCTTTGCCCGCCCGCACCTGCCCCCCCACGCCCTGCCCGCCCGCATCGTCTTCGCGCCCGAGCTGCCCAAGACCGCCAGCGGCAAGGTGCTGAAGTACGTGCTGCGCGAGCAGGCCGCCGGGCGGGCCGCCGGGCAACCCGCGGATTAG
- a CDS encoding phenylacetate--CoA ligase family protein — protein MTNTLATSALAPPDAPALLARLRALPLYREALASVPDDTDWRDVPLLTRERLTGAWAAGELLHPDAVRVHLTPHPGGGWLPEYATRADVEAHGRAGAAAFARAGIRPRDHVQVAFGYHRFAGGWLMQDGLETLGAKTIPFGPGESEAQLETLTRLGVRVLVSAPSFAQRLGEAGAQVELLIAAGEPFTSIAGRRERVQAALGCTALDCYATSEAGLIALEPPEQNGLRVLSDWVFVEVLDPETGQPVPDGERGELVVTHLGKEAMPLLRFRTGDLTRLERREDGTFLPDGVFGNVGGMLKVKGVKLFPREVAFWLAGHGLDHTQHTLCLWSRGGADRVGLTVRGEGQDGPRDGLEAVQADFQRRFAVKLDALTLDAAHEGRGVVDERT, from the coding sequence ATGACGAACACGCTGGCAACCTCCGCCCTCGCCCCCCCAGATGCCCCCGCGCTCCTCGCCCGCCTGCGCGCCCTGCCCCTCTACCGGGAGGCGCTGGCAAGCGTCCCTGATGACACCGACTGGCGGGACGTGCCGCTGCTCACCCGCGAGCGCCTGACCGGGGCGTGGGCGGCGGGCGAACTCCTGCACCCGGACGCCGTGCGCGTTCACCTCACCCCGCATCCGGGCGGCGGGTGGCTGCCGGAGTACGCCACGCGGGCGGACGTGGAGGCCCACGGGCGGGCCGGGGCGGCGGCTTTCGCGCGGGCGGGCATCCGGCCCCGGGACCACGTGCAGGTCGCCTTCGGCTACCACCGTTTCGCGGGCGGCTGGCTGATGCAAGACGGCCTGGAAACGCTGGGCGCGAAGACCATTCCCTTCGGGCCGGGCGAGTCGGAGGCGCAACTGGAAACCCTGACGCGGCTGGGCGTGCGCGTGCTGGTCAGCGCGCCGAGTTTCGCGCAGCGGCTGGGCGAGGCGGGCGCGCAGGTGGAGCTGCTTATTGCGGCAGGCGAGCCGTTCACGTCCATTGCGGGCCGCCGGGAGCGGGTGCAGGCCGCGCTCGGCTGCACCGCCCTGGATTGCTACGCGACCAGCGAGGCGGGGCTGATTGCCCTGGAACCCCCCGAGCAGAACGGCCTGCGGGTGCTGTCCGACTGGGTGTTCGTGGAAGTCCTCGACCCCGAAACCGGGCAGCCCGTGCCCGACGGCGAGCGCGGCGAACTGGTCGTCACGCACCTGGGCAAGGAGGCCATGCCCCTGCTGCGCTTTCGCACCGGCGACCTGACCCGGCTGGAACGGCGGGAGGACGGCACGTTCCTGCCGGACGGCGTGTTCGGCAACGTGGGCGGGATGCTGAAAGTGAAGGGCGTCAAGCTGTTTCCGCGCGAGGTGGCGTTCTGGCTGGCCGGGCACGGCCTGGACCACACGCAGCACACGCTCTGCCTGTGGTCGCGGGGCGGGGCCGACCGGGTGGGCCTGACCGTGCGGGGCGAGGGCCAGGACGGGCCGAGGGACGGGCTGGAGGCCGTGCAGGCGGACTTCCAGCGCCGTTTCGCCGTGAAGCTCGACGCGCTGACGCTCGACGCCGCCCATGAGGGCCGGGGCGTGGTGGACGAGCGGACCTGA
- a CDS encoding ABC transporter ATP-binding protein, translated as MTLATPQPAAAPPVTAAPNPADLTVNNVEVVYHDIIQVLRGVSLTVRAGSVTALLGTNGAGKTTTLRAISGLLKPENGKIREGTVTFGGRVLSALPGSEVVKAGVVQVPEGRRVFKHLSVEENLRAGAILGRGDWRNDLERIYTYFPKLRMLRSRQAGYTSGGEQQMLAIGRALMAHPKVLLLDEPSLGLAPLLVQEIFANVRRINREEGLGVLVVEQNANVALRNSDYGYVMEGGRIVLEGESAALASNPDVKEFYLGVTEHGQRKSFRDVKSYKRRKRWM; from the coding sequence TTGACCCTAGCCACCCCTCAACCCGCGGCCGCCCCGCCCGTCACGGCGGCCCCCAACCCGGCCGACCTGACCGTGAACAACGTGGAGGTCGTCTACCACGACATCATTCAGGTGCTGCGCGGCGTCAGCCTGACCGTTCGTGCGGGCAGCGTCACCGCCCTGCTGGGCACCAACGGCGCGGGCAAGACCACCACCCTGCGCGCCATCTCGGGCCTGCTGAAGCCCGAGAACGGCAAGATCCGGGAAGGCACCGTGACCTTCGGCGGCCGGGTCCTCAGCGCCCTGCCCGGCTCGGAGGTGGTCAAGGCCGGGGTCGTGCAGGTGCCGGAAGGCCGCCGGGTGTTCAAGCACCTCTCGGTCGAGGAGAACCTGCGCGCCGGAGCCATCCTGGGGCGCGGCGACTGGAGAAACGACCTGGAGCGCATCTACACCTACTTCCCCAAATTGCGGATGCTGCGCTCGCGGCAGGCGGGGTACACCTCGGGCGGCGAACAGCAGATGCTGGCGATTGGCCGCGCGCTGATGGCGCACCCGAAAGTCCTCCTGCTCGACGAGCCTTCCCTGGGCCTCGCGCCGCTGCTGGTGCAGGAAATCTTCGCGAACGTGCGCCGCATCAACCGCGAGGAGGGTCTGGGCGTCCTGGTCGTCGAGCAGAACGCGAACGTGGCCCTGCGCAACAGCGACTACGGCTACGTGATGGAAGGCGGGCGCATCGTGCTGGAAGGCGAGAGCGCGGCGCTTGCCAGCAACCCCGACGTGAAGGAGTTCTACCTGGGCGTGACCGAACACGGCCAGCGCAAGAGCTTCCGCGACGTGAAGAGCTACAAGCGGCGCAAACGCTGGATGTGA
- a CDS encoding class I SAM-dependent methyltransferase, whose translation MTGRGKQKIRVSRPAGRQEPRQAEAGTYFDVRPAVLGRRLEGLHALTKPGVRGFPGVDAAQALLAQTLRKDRVRGEVLDLTAMGGLLASLPGVTLRAVEGSAAALAVLEAAGLDALAAVPGDDLQGRWPERARTVALVLAGDRGNAYAFAQVAWAHACTPPGGTLYLAGDRDKGFDRYVRAAGAAFGTGETVARDGGMRVAKLVRRPGPTPAFPDPEGYEAFGVQVVGLPGVFSATRPDRATTLLLETLGEPDLTGRRVLDLGTGTGLIGAWAARRGAQATLVDGDLQSVRSAQATLAANGLPGEVLHSDVDAALGERTFDVMLTNPPFHVGRGVVLDVAREFIAAAARRLNPGGTLYLVANEPLPYETPLRALGEVRELRRGEGFKVLAATRAG comes from the coding sequence GTGACTGGTAGGGGCAAGCAGAAAATCAGGGTGAGCCGCCCGGCGGGGCGTCAGGAGCCTCGGCAGGCGGAAGCCGGAACATACTTCGACGTGCGGCCCGCGGTTCTGGGCCGGCGGCTGGAGGGCCTGCACGCCCTCACCAAGCCGGGCGTGCGCGGCTTCCCGGGGGTGGACGCGGCCCAGGCCCTTCTGGCGCAGACCCTGCGCAAGGACCGCGTGCGGGGCGAGGTGCTGGACCTCACCGCGATGGGCGGCCTGCTCGCCAGCCTGCCGGGCGTGACGCTGCGGGCGGTGGAGGGGTCGGCGGCGGCCCTGGCGGTGCTGGAAGCGGCGGGGCTGGACGCCCTCGCGGCGGTGCCGGGCGACGACCTGCAGGGGCGCTGGCCCGAGCGGGCGCGGACGGTCGCGCTGGTGCTGGCCGGGGACCGGGGCAACGCCTACGCCTTCGCGCAGGTCGCCTGGGCACACGCCTGCACGCCGCCCGGCGGGACGCTATACCTCGCCGGGGACCGCGACAAGGGCTTCGACCGCTACGTGCGCGCCGCCGGGGCAGCCTTCGGAACGGGGGAGACGGTCGCCCGCGACGGCGGCATGCGCGTGGCGAAACTCGTGCGCCGCCCCGGCCCCACCCCCGCCTTTCCCGACCCCGAAGGCTACGAGGCGTTCGGCGTGCAGGTGGTGGGCCTCCCCGGCGTCTTCAGTGCCACGCGGCCCGACCGGGCGACCACGCTGCTGCTGGAAACGCTCGGCGAGCCGGACCTGACTGGCCGGCGCGTGCTCGACCTGGGCACCGGCACCGGCCTGATCGGCGCGTGGGCCGCCCGCCGCGGCGCACAGGCCACGCTGGTGGACGGCGACCTACAGAGCGTCCGCAGCGCCCAGGCCACCCTGGCCGCCAATGGCCTGCCCGGCGAGGTCCTTCACAGCGACGTGGACGCAGCGCTGGGTGAACGCACCTTCGACGTGATGCTCACCAACCCGCCCTTTCACGTCGGGCGCGGCGTGGTGCTGGATGTGGCGCGCGAGTTCATCGCGGCCGCCGCGCGCCGCCTGAACCCCGGCGGGACGCTGTACCTCGTCGCCAACGAGCCGCTCCCCTACGAGACGCCCCTGCGCGCGCTCGGTGAGGTGCGCGAGCTGCGGCGGGGGGAGGGCTTCAAGGTACTGGCGGCCACACGGGCGGGCTGA
- a CDS encoding ABC transporter ATP-binding protein — protein MPQLHVENVTLTFGGLNALTDVSLTVPEGEIVSIIGPNGAGKTSLLNCISGFYHPTRGRITFGEHDLSRAAPNVVTGYGIARAFQNLELFRGLSVVENLLLARHTHLRYSLLDSLVFYGRASRREAENRAYVERIVDFMELEPHRTHPVGTLSYGIQKRVEVARALTLAPRLLLLDEPMAGMNVEEKEDMVRFILDIQREQGITVVLIEHDLGVVMDISDRVYVLDFGQRIAGGTPAEVGCDPRVIEAYTGVAAAEAAQPQAVGA, from the coding sequence ATGCCGCAGCTTCACGTCGAGAACGTTACCCTGACCTTCGGGGGCCTGAACGCCCTGACGGACGTGAGCCTCACCGTCCCCGAGGGCGAGATCGTCAGCATCATCGGGCCGAACGGGGCAGGCAAGACCAGCCTGCTGAACTGCATCAGCGGTTTCTACCACCCCACGCGCGGCCGCATTACCTTCGGGGAACACGACCTGTCGCGCGCCGCCCCCAATGTCGTCACCGGGTACGGCATCGCCCGCGCCTTCCAGAACCTGGAGTTGTTCCGGGGCCTCAGCGTCGTGGAGAACCTGCTGCTCGCGCGGCACACCCACCTGCGCTACAGCCTGCTCGACAGCCTGGTCTTCTATGGCCGCGCCAGCCGCCGTGAGGCCGAGAACCGCGCCTACGTCGAGCGGATCGTGGACTTCATGGAACTCGAACCCCACCGCACGCACCCGGTCGGCACCCTGAGCTACGGCATCCAGAAGCGCGTCGAGGTGGCCCGTGCGCTGACCCTCGCGCCCCGGCTGCTGCTGCTCGACGAGCCGATGGCGGGCATGAACGTCGAGGAGAAAGAAGACATGGTGCGCTTCATCCTCGACATCCAGCGCGAGCAGGGCATCACGGTGGTGCTGATCGAACACGACCTGGGCGTGGTGATGGACATCAGCGACCGGGTGTACGTGCTGGACTTCGGGCAGCGCATCGCGGGCGGTACCCCCGCCGAGGTGGGCTGCGACCCGCGCGTGATCGAGGCCTACACCGGCGTGGCCGCGGCAGAGGCGGCGCAGCCGCAGGCGGTGGGCGCATGA
- a CDS encoding branched-chain amino acid ABC transporter permease yields MPASRFTQTGNYRTRYAQDQTIFATSAEQLSLIVLVLVLLALPLLLPKTLLRDVNLIMIYAVAVIGLNVTTGYTGLINIGQAAFMGVGAYATALAATRLNLPFFVAIPLGGVAAALIGTFVGLPSLRLKYLYLAVATLAFQIIFEWTVGHLPLLQQGGAISLPAVQVFGIRDTFLNHNRFWYYLILPVLVLMALLWRNVLRTKYGRALIAVRDNDRAAAAMGIHPGVAKLTAFLLGSFYAGVAGGLFAYFQKAVVIEDYGLHISVQLLAMAIVGGLGSLPGAFLGPLFIVALDRGMEVLSQWLGGQNLFPEGVDVATALRPLAFGLTIVLFLMFEPRGLANWWRLSRMYFKKWPYKF; encoded by the coding sequence ATGCCCGCTTCCCGCTTTACCCAGACGGGCAACTACCGCACGCGGTACGCGCAGGATCAGACGATCTTCGCCACCTCCGCCGAGCAACTGTCGCTGATCGTGCTGGTGCTGGTGCTGCTGGCGTTGCCGCTGCTGCTGCCCAAGACGCTGCTGCGCGACGTGAACCTGATCATGATCTACGCGGTGGCCGTGATCGGCCTGAACGTCACCACCGGCTACACGGGCCTGATCAACATCGGGCAGGCGGCGTTCATGGGGGTGGGCGCATATGCCACGGCGCTCGCGGCTACCCGGCTGAACCTGCCCTTCTTTGTGGCGATCCCACTGGGCGGGGTGGCGGCGGCCCTGATCGGCACCTTCGTGGGCCTGCCCAGTCTGCGGCTGAAGTATCTGTACCTCGCCGTGGCTACGCTGGCCTTCCAGATCATCTTCGAGTGGACGGTGGGGCACCTGCCGCTCCTGCAACAGGGCGGGGCGATCAGCCTGCCGGCTGTGCAGGTGTTCGGGATCCGCGATACCTTCCTGAACCACAACCGCTTCTGGTACTACCTGATTCTGCCCGTGCTGGTGCTGATGGCGCTGCTGTGGCGCAACGTCTTGCGGACCAAGTACGGCCGCGCGCTGATCGCCGTGCGCGACAACGACCGCGCCGCCGCCGCGATGGGGATTCACCCCGGCGTCGCCAAGCTCACCGCCTTTTTGCTGGGCAGCTTCTACGCGGGCGTCGCGGGTGGCCTCTTCGCCTACTTCCAGAAGGCCGTCGTGATCGAGGATTACGGCCTGCATATCAGCGTGCAACTGCTGGCGATGGCGATTGTGGGTGGCCTGGGTAGCCTGCCGGGTGCCTTCCTGGGGCCGCTGTTCATCGTCGCGCTGGACCGTGGCATGGAGGTTCTCAGCCAGTGGCTGGGCGGGCAGAACCTCTTTCCCGAGGGGGTGGACGTGGCGACGGCGCTGCGGCCCCTCGCCTTCGGCCTCACTATCGTGCTGTTCCTGATGTTCGAGCCGCGCGGCCTCGCCAACTGGTGGCGGCTTTCGCGGATGTACTTCAAGAAGTGGCCGTATAAGTTCTGA
- a CDS encoding branched-chain amino acid ABC transporter permease — protein MDLLPQLLLAGIVIGSIYALAALGFVLIYKSSRVINFAHGQIIATGAFIAFALTQRGLNFWLAGLIAMLATFLLGMLIERVFLRRMVGEPIIAVIMVTIGLSSVIDGLIHLTPYGAGSFSFQTPAVLSGQGIEVFGTPLSRTQIAGVLAALGLLGAFTYFFNKSTLGITMRAVADDQMAAMSVGTSVERVFALAWAAAGLTAAAAGVILGLMSGLTLGGLAGIGLKVFPVVILGGLDSVIGAIVGGMLIGILENLSAGYLDAIVPGGGTREVFPFIVLIAVLLIRPYGLFGTKEIERV, from the coding sequence GTGGACCTTCTCCCGCAACTGCTTCTCGCCGGCATCGTGATCGGCAGCATCTACGCGCTGGCCGCGCTGGGCTTCGTGCTGATCTACAAGTCCAGCCGGGTCATCAACTTCGCGCACGGGCAGATCATCGCCACCGGGGCCTTTATCGCCTTTGCCCTCACGCAGCGGGGCCTGAACTTCTGGCTGGCAGGCCTGATCGCCATGCTCGCCACCTTCCTGCTGGGCATGCTGATCGAGCGGGTGTTCCTGCGCCGCATGGTGGGCGAGCCGATCATCGCGGTGATCATGGTGACCATCGGCCTGAGCAGCGTCATCGACGGCCTGATTCACCTCACGCCCTACGGTGCGGGCAGCTTCAGCTTCCAGACGCCCGCCGTCCTGAGCGGCCAGGGGATCGAGGTGTTCGGCACACCGCTCTCGCGCACGCAGATCGCCGGGGTGCTGGCCGCGCTGGGTCTGCTGGGGGCCTTTACCTACTTCTTCAACAAGTCCACCCTGGGTATCACCATGCGCGCCGTCGCGGACGATCAGATGGCCGCCATGAGCGTCGGCACCAGCGTGGAGCGCGTCTTTGCCCTCGCCTGGGCCGCCGCGGGCCTCACCGCCGCCGCCGCCGGGGTCATTCTCGGCCTGATGAGCGGCCTCACCCTCGGCGGCCTGGCCGGCATCGGCCTGAAGGTCTTTCCTGTGGTGATCCTCGGCGGCCTCGACAGCGTGATCGGGGCAATTGTCGGCGGAATGCTGATCGGCATCCTGGAAAACCTCTCGGCCGGCTATCTCGACGCCATCGTGCCGGGCGGCGGCACCCGCGAGGTGTTTCCCTTCATCGTCCTGATCGCCGTGCTGCTGATTCGCCCCTACGGGTTGTTCGGCACGAAGGAGATTGAACGTGTTTAA
- a CDS encoding ABC transporter substrate-binding protein translates to MKKALALSALVSLSLAAAQKTVTLAWSGAITGPTSDAGASYAAGVEDYCKYANAQNMLPGVRLNCVVRDDQYNNANTQRNFEDFVGNLNTPIFLSYSTGSNLQLKGVIEETKVPTLPASYHIGLIDAPNNSYMFLPVSSYSENIVALLEYVAKKDRGAKVALVVNPSPFGRDPVVDARKAADRLGLKIVDVQEVGGNNLDNAAMLRRFESQGVKYVINQNTAGPVANILKDAKRLGLLGKMQFMGAHYTGGEDLTKLAGDAAENFIWATSYYMYDEGDRPGIQLVKKIGAQYGRKADTIRSVHYTSGMLAAAIAVEAMKRAKTDISAAGLYKGLTSMNGSRAFNPGFTVGPVTFSTKDHVGAESLRLLQADKTGNFKAITGGQRSQMFQLVHPLR, encoded by the coding sequence ATGAAGAAAGCCCTGGCCCTGTCCGCCCTCGTTTCCCTCTCGCTGGCCGCCGCGCAGAAGACCGTGACCCTGGCGTGGTCGGGGGCGATTACCGGCCCCACCTCGGACGCGGGGGCGAGTTACGCGGCGGGCGTGGAGGATTACTGCAAATACGCGAACGCGCAGAACATGCTGCCGGGCGTGCGGCTGAACTGCGTGGTGCGCGACGACCAGTACAACAACGCGAACACCCAGCGCAACTTCGAGGATTTCGTGGGCAACCTGAACACGCCCATCTTCCTGAGTTACTCGACCGGCAGCAACCTGCAACTCAAGGGGGTGATCGAGGAAACGAAGGTGCCGACCCTCCCCGCGAGCTACCACATCGGGCTGATCGACGCGCCGAACAACAGTTACATGTTCCTGCCGGTCAGCTCCTACAGCGAGAACATCGTGGCGCTGCTGGAGTACGTCGCCAAGAAGGACCGCGGCGCGAAGGTGGCGCTGGTCGTGAATCCCAGCCCCTTCGGGCGTGACCCGGTGGTGGACGCGCGCAAGGCCGCCGACCGCCTGGGCCTCAAGATCGTGGACGTGCAGGAGGTCGGCGGCAACAACCTGGACAATGCGGCCATGCTGCGCCGCTTCGAGTCGCAGGGCGTGAAGTACGTGATCAACCAGAACACCGCCGGGCCGGTGGCGAACATCCTCAAGGACGCCAAGCGCCTGGGGCTGCTGGGCAAGATGCAGTTCATGGGGGCGCACTACACGGGCGGCGAGGACCTCACCAAGCTGGCCGGGGACGCTGCCGAGAACTTCATCTGGGCCACCAGCTACTACATGTACGACGAGGGCGACCGGCCCGGCATCCAGCTCGTGAAGAAGATCGGCGCGCAGTACGGGCGCAAGGCCGACACCATCCGCAGCGTCCACTACACCAGCGGCATGCTCGCCGCCGCCATTGCCGTGGAGGCCATGAAGCGCGCAAAGACTGACATCAGCGCCGCCGGGCTGTACAAGGGCCTCACCAGCATGAACGGCAGCCGCGCCTTCAACCCCGGCTTTACCGTCGGCCCGGTCACCTTCAGCACCAAGGACCACGTGGGCGCGGAAAGCCTGCGCCTGCTGCAAGCCGACAAGACCGGCAACTTCAAGGCGATCACGGGCGGCCAGCGCAGCCAGATGTTCCAGCTCGTCCACCCGCTGCGGTAA
- a CDS encoding AMP-binding protein, whose amino-acid sequence MTGPLGTGPLGDVAALTIPQLLARRAALMPDAVALRHKEYGIWNETTYAAYLQRVREVAAGLHALGVRRGDKVAIIAENIPAWVFMEVGAQALGAVSVGVYQSSVASEVRYVVDYTDAVVVLAEDEEQVDKLLEHRAELPQVRRVIYEDPRGMSKHAPDDWFMSFGELLELGRREAGDVFGREAALGQPDDICHFSLTSGTTGLPKAAMLSHRNLLYMGQALGEVDPLRPGDDYLSFLPLAWIGEQMMTVAVALSCGLTVNFPESTETAMSDLVEVGPHVMFAPPRVWENIQSQMFLRVQESYGLNRAVYRRLLKWSTDAADASLTGKRPRPATALKRWLAYWGLTRPLLDQLGFLRLRRAYTGGAALGPDVFRFYHGLGVNLKQIYGQTEIVGIAYVHRDGDVRFDTVGKMLPGGEVRISAEGEIISRSPAVCHGYYKKPEASAESIRDGWLHSGDAGRLTEDGHLIVIDRLSDVMLSARGERFSPQFIENRLKFSPYLKEAVVLGDGQEDVTALLNVDPLTAGQWAEKRQLAYTTYRDLSGKPEVADLIAREVQAVNERLEPHERIRRFVLLYKQLDADDDELTRTGKVRRGIVRERYAPIIAALYDGSDSVRVQAEFKYQDGQVQRVETDVPIHRVPSGGTAGPPAPVRRAAVGA is encoded by the coding sequence ATGACCGGACCGCTAGGGACCGGACCGCTGGGAGACGTGGCCGCCCTGACCATCCCGCAACTGCTGGCGCGGCGGGCGGCCCTAATGCCGGACGCCGTCGCCCTGCGCCACAAGGAATACGGCATCTGGAACGAGACGACCTACGCCGCCTACCTCCAGCGGGTGCGGGAGGTGGCCGCCGGTCTGCACGCGCTGGGCGTGCGCCGGGGCGACAAGGTGGCGATCATCGCGGAGAACATTCCCGCCTGGGTGTTCATGGAGGTGGGCGCGCAGGCGCTCGGGGCCGTCAGCGTGGGCGTGTACCAGAGCAGCGTCGCCAGCGAGGTGCGCTACGTCGTGGACTACACCGACGCGGTGGTCGTGCTGGCCGAGGACGAGGAGCAGGTGGACAAGCTGCTCGAACACCGCGCGGAGTTGCCGCAGGTCCGCCGGGTGATCTACGAGGACCCGCGCGGCATGAGCAAACACGCCCCGGACGACTGGTTCATGAGCTTCGGGGAACTGCTGGAACTGGGGCGGCGGGAAGCCGGGGACGTGTTCGGGCGGGAAGCGGCCCTCGGTCAGCCGGACGACATCTGCCACTTCTCGCTGACGAGCGGCACCACCGGCTTGCCCAAAGCGGCGATGCTCAGCCACCGCAACCTGCTGTACATGGGGCAGGCGCTGGGCGAGGTGGACCCGCTGCGGCCCGGCGACGACTACCTCTCCTTCCTGCCGCTGGCCTGGATTGGCGAGCAGATGATGACGGTGGCGGTGGCGCTGTCGTGCGGCCTGACCGTGAACTTTCCCGAAAGCACCGAGACGGCCATGAGCGATCTGGTGGAGGTCGGCCCGCACGTGATGTTCGCCCCGCCGCGCGTCTGGGAAAACATCCAGAGCCAGATGTTCCTGCGCGTGCAGGAAAGCTACGGCCTGAACCGCGCCGTGTACCGCCGGCTGCTGAAGTGGAGCACCGACGCCGCCGACGCTTCCCTGACCGGGAAAAGACCCCGCCCGGCCACCGCCCTCAAACGCTGGCTGGCGTACTGGGGCCTGACCCGGCCGCTGCTCGACCAACTGGGCTTTCTGCGCCTGAGGCGGGCCTACACGGGCGGCGCGGCGCTGGGTCCGGACGTGTTCCGCTTCTATCACGGCCTGGGCGTGAACCTGAAGCAGATCTACGGGCAGACCGAGATCGTGGGCATCGCCTATGTCCACCGCGACGGCGACGTGCGCTTCGACACAGTCGGCAAGATGCTGCCCGGCGGCGAGGTCCGCATCAGTGCCGAGGGCGAGATCATCAGCCGCAGCCCCGCCGTGTGCCACGGGTACTACAAGAAGCCCGAGGCGAGCGCCGAGAGCATCCGGGACGGCTGGCTGCACTCCGGCGACGCGGGCCGCCTCACCGAAGACGGCCACCTGATCGTGATCGACCGCCTCAGCGACGTGATGCTCAGCGCGCGCGGCGAACGCTTCAGCCCGCAGTTTATCGAGAACCGCCTGAAGTTCAGCCCCTACCTCAAGGAAGCCGTGGTGCTGGGCGACGGGCAGGAGGACGTGACCGCGCTGCTGAACGTGGACCCCCTGACGGCCGGGCAGTGGGCGGAAAAACGCCAGCTCGCCTACACCACCTACAGGGACCTCAGCGGCAAGCCGGAGGTGGCCGACCTGATCGCGCGGGAAGTGCAGGCGGTGAACGAACGCCTGGAACCCCACGAGCGGATCAGGCGCTTTGTCCTGCTCTACAAGCAGCTCGACGCCGACGACGACGAACTCACCCGCACCGGCAAGGTCCGCCGGGGGATCGTCCGCGAGCGGTACGCGCCCATCATCGCGGCACTCTACGACGGCTCGGACAGCGTGCGCGTGCAGGCCGAGTTCAAGTACCAGGACGGGCAGGTGCAGCGGGTGGAGACGGACGTGCCCATTCACCGTGTCCCCAGTGGGGGCACCGCTGGCCCCCCGGCCCCCGTGCGGCGCGCGGCGGTGGGGGCATGA